The Humulus lupulus chromosome 3, drHumLupu1.1, whole genome shotgun sequence genome window below encodes:
- the LOC133824591 gene encoding NADPH-dependent aldehyde reductase-like protein, chloroplastic encodes MAAAPTETQNPSSLPLLDRVAIVTGASRGIGRAIALHLASLGARIVINYTSNSTQADEVVAEINTSPTSTSTTLRAVAVRADVSDPDQVKYLFDSAEQFFNVQPHIMVNSAGVIDSKYPSISNTSIEEFDRTFSVNARGAFLCLREAANRLKRGGGGRIISVTSSQMGALRPGFGAYAGSKAAVETMTKILAKELKGTGITANCVAPGPIATDMFYMGKTEEQIQRVAEENPLNRLGKPRDVASAVGFLATDGSEWVNGQVIRANGGYV; translated from the exons ATGGCTGCTGCACCGACTGAGACCCAAAACCCCTCATCACTCCCACTCCTCGACCGAGTTGCCATTGTCACCGGCGCCTCTCGCGGAATCGGCCGAGCCATTGCTCTCCATCTCGCCTCCCTCGGCGCTCGCATCGTCATCAATTACACATCAAACTCTACTCAAGCCGACGAAGTAGTCGCCGAGATCAACACCTCACCTACCTCTACCTCCACCACACTTCGAGCCGTCGCAGTCCGAGCTGACGTGTCCGACCCCGACCAAGTCAAGTACCTCTTTGATTCGGCCGAGCAGTTCTTCAATGTTCAGCCCCACATTATGGTCAACTCCGCCGGAGTCATCGATTCCAAATACCCCTCCATCTCCAACACCTCCATTGAAGAGTTCGATCGCACATTCAG tgTGAATGCAAGAGGGGCATTCTTGTGCCTAAGAGAGGCAGCAAATAGGTTGAAGCGCGGGGGTGGTGGTCGAATCATATCAGTTACTAGTTCCCAAATGGGGGCACTGAGGCCAGGCTTTGGGGCTTACGCGGGGTCAAAGGCAGCGGTGGAGACGATGACAAAGATACTTGCGAAGGAGCTGAAGGGGACGGGGATCACAGCCAACTGCGTGGCGCCAGGGCCAATCGCAACGGATATGTTCTATATGGGGAAGACTGAGGAACAAATTCAGAGAGTGGCGGAGGAAAATCCGCTGAACCGGCTTGGTAAGCCTCGGGATGTGGCGTCTGCGGTGGGATTCTTGGCTACTGATGGGAGTGAGTGGGTTAATGGACAAGTGATTCGTGCAAATGGTGGGTATGTTTGA